The following coding sequences lie in one Leucoraja erinacea ecotype New England chromosome 20, Leri_hhj_1, whole genome shotgun sequence genomic window:
- the LOC129707104 gene encoding uncharacterized protein LOC129707104, translating into MPDDIRLLLAGSDFAEPLQLAERADGQWLAKQQDGGYNWVSTSSHQQPRRDVQPSAAIAAPQPPAGDHGTCTGLCYSGFMRVLSGCCAPALCRFFWMSERSFQSLTSSPPIWISIAVAQPRRRGHPPVVPVAPVVPVSPASITFAGSVPPVPPVPPAVPLVSTRSGHLIPSPARFFTSGSGEGPVAAPSGGLRQCEPSLLAGAIT; encoded by the exons ATGCCTGacgacatccgcctgctcctTGCTGGTTCGGATTTCGCCGAACCCCTGCAGCTCGCTGAACGGGCCGACGGCCAGTGGCTCGCGAAGCAGCAAGATGGTGGATACAACTGGGTGTCCACGTCCTCGCACCAGCAACCTCGCAGAGACGTGCAGCCCTCCGCTGCCATCGCCGCACCACAGCCGCCTGCCGGAGACCATG GGACTTGCACCGGACTCTGCTACAGCGGGTTTATGAGGGTCCTTTCTGGGTGTTGCGCCCCAGCATTGTGTCGTTTCTTTTGGATGTCGGAGAGATCATTTCAGTCGCTCACCTCAAGCCCGCCCATCTGGATATCGATAGCGGTGGCTCAACCCCGGCGTAGAGGACATCCGCCTGTCGTCCCAgttgcacctgttgtgcctgtttcTCCTGCATCTATAACATTTGCTGGCTCTGTTCCGCCAGTTCCGCCTGTACCGCCGGCTGTGCCCCTCGTTTCCACTCGGTCCGGTCACCTCATTCCATCTCCCGCTCGGTTCTTTACCTCGGGTTCTGGGGAGGgtcctgtagcggcacctagtggtggcttgaggcaatgtgaaccctcgctattggctggcgcCATCACGTGA